CGCTGATCCCAGGTCGCAACATTCGCAGCGCAGTGGAAAATAAAGTCGCAATCGCAAACAGCCTGTTCAAGTGCTGCAAGCGATGACAAATCACCCGGCACAATGGTTAATCTTGATGCGATATCTGGCGGTAATTTTTCGGGCGAACGCGCCAGCACCGTCACACGAGCACCAAACTTCAATAATCGCCGAACCAAATGCCCGCCCAAAAACCCCGTGGCACCTGTCACACACACAGTGGCTCCGGCGTAGTCCGTTGACTGGTTAGCGCAGGCAGCCATGGCTTAATCGTGCCCGTTCATGGTTCATCGGCTTCATTGGCAGCGGCATCTTGCGACTGAGATTTAAACACCTGCTTATCGCGCAAGTTCGGCAACTTATTCAGTAAGGCATAAACGCGCCCCACAATCGGGTTAATCAAATCGTTTGGGCTACGAATCGCAAAGCGAATCGGCTCCAGCCGCGCGCCGGCATCCTGTTTGATTGGGTAGGTTGTTAGCCCCATCTCCAGACGCTTGGCATCCAGATCGATCGTGGTTTGTATTACCGCCTGCACCACATACAAATACAAGCTGTCATTCACCGGCTCAGCGCGGCCAAAATACAGCCAACGCACTTCATCTCGGTCATGCAGCAGTAAAGCGTGACCTACCCAGTTTTCGCCCTTGAAAAAACGCAAGATTTTGGCGTGAGGGCGCAATTGCTGCGATAGCTCCCGATAAAAAGTAGGCGTAAGCACCTCGCGCTGAAACTCATTCGCTCGTTCGTGCACATTCATCCATTGAGCGCATAAGTCATCAGCCAGATGGGCGAAATCATCCAGCAGGTCATGATGAACATCGAGCTCTGCGTTCTTCCTTAAATGATTATTCACCTTGCTGCGGTAATAGCTTTTCAAATCAGCGCGATAGGCCTCGATACTGGGCCAACGAATATCCAGATAAGTATTGGGCAAGCCCATCACCTCGTGATAACCCAAATTTTTCAGAGGCTCAAACAGCCCCTCTTCAGGGGTTTCGAAATCGCGCAGTAGCATTAAAAGCACACCATCCTTCCGCGCCTGCTGCTTGAGTGCCTTATGCAAGGGCTCGACCAAATCGCTCAAGTCAACATCAGGGTGAATCACAAACGGCGGGCTGTTCAAGATAATGGGTGTGCCGCACTCAAGCATCTTTAGCTTCAGAAAATTACTGTAAAACCGGCGGGCTTTAATCAGAAAATTACGCAGCCAAAGCGGGGCGAAAATAGCGATGTCGGTCGTCACCACGTAGCAGGTTGTCGACCCGATGGGTTGATCATCAGCATCAAAAAAGATCACATAGCGGTATGCAAAATCATTGAGATGTGACTGCTCAATAACCCGCCAAAACGCATGTGAAAAGGTAATTGACCGATTCGCAACCAGCCCATCCCACAAAAGAGGATCAATCTGCGTGATCGATGAGAACACCCGCGTTTTGATCATAAGCATCCTTTCCAACCAATATTTTCGACATACGGGAAGCTCGAAAAATTCGTCATTCCCGAGTAGGCGGGAATCCAGCGCCATGATTTTACTGGGTTCCCGCTTTGGCGAGAACGACGAATCACGGGTATTTCGAGGTGCCTATAACCGAAAACCATCGAAGGCTAATGTTTTTCGATGCCCCTTAGTTACCGGCGGAAATGTTTACCACTCGATCAACTGAATATATCGATGAGGTAATAATGGTTAAAAACTTCTGGAACTCAGCCGCTGGCGCATTGGCCACATACAGCACATCTTTGTTTTTCATGGGGAAATTTTGCGCCATGAGCAAAGCCGCTGGATTCATCAAGTTAAGCTGATATACCACCGGTACGTCACCATTTTGAAGGTGTGGAGCGCTTTTGGCGAGCTTGCCCAACACGCCAGGCTGCTCAAATCGAAACACGAACACCGCGCGCGCATCGGCACGGTTATCCAGCAGCCCGCCCGCACGGCCCAATGCCTGAGCCAACGAGATGCCCTGCGCTTCAAAATTCAATTCATCATTTTTAGCAACCGCGCCCAGCACGGTCAGGCTCATCGGCTTGTTCAGAACCGTTATCACGTCATTGGGCGCCAACGCCACATTCTGGGTAGGGTTGTCGATCACCTTGCGCAAGGGCACAGATAAAACCTCTTTACCGCGCGTAATCTGCACCGTTTCTTTATCGACCGGATCTTTTGTTCCCCCTGCCGCCGCCAAAGCATCCAGCAAACGCAAACCCGCCGCAGTGAGTGGCATTCGAATACTTTGCTGCACATCGCCGACAACAGTCACCATGGCACTCGCGTTACTAGGCACCTGCACAAGCACTTGCGGATCATTTGCCAGCCCTTTTAAGGCCTTACGAATACGCGCAGCGACCTGTTGTGGCGAAAGACCGGCGACTTTTATCGTACCGGCGAACGGAATCGAAATGGTCCCATCCGAACTGACGCGCTGAGCCGGGAACGTAACATTGCCTGCGCTTGACCCCATGCCCCCGGTCACGCTCGCCAAGCCGGAAGTAAACAGCACCGGTGGTGGCGCTTCCCAAACACTCACATTCAGCTCATCACCTGGCCCAATGACATAATTGGGTTTTGGCGCGGCAGACAAGCCCAAGGCAAAATTGTCGTGTTTCTGCGCTACTGCGAGCATTTGATTAATTTGTGCATCAATAGGAAGCAATAAAACGGGCGCATTAGGCTTCACTGCCAGGTCAGTGATGTCGTTAGAGGAAGGCCCATCACGCATCATCCAACCCGGTGTCGTTACACAGCCTGACAAGGCAACAATGGGCAGCAAGAGAAGCAAAGTACGATGTAATTTGTTATAAATCATATTTTTAAAATCTTTTTCACAAAGGGATAGATTCGTCCAGGCCATGCAGATTACTGAAATTAGCGCCAAGAATACCGAATAAAGCGTCTGGTTGATGCCTTTTTAACCCAGCTTCGCGCAGAACAATGCTCAACACCAACCGCGTGATGCTACATTCCCAAAATTGCTGTTGATCGCAACTATCAAACTTGGCATAGTTCAAAAGGACATATCGGAAGATTATTGATGATCAAAAAACCTACAAAACTTTTGGGCACCCTGCTTCTGGAACCCAAAGTATTCGGCGATGAACGCGGATTTTTCATGGAAACCTGGAACGCGCAGCGGTATCGGGAATTCGGTCTTGAAGAAAACTTTGTACAAGACAATCTCTCTCGATCACGCCGTGGTGTATTACGTGGATTGCACTTTCAGGAGCCCAACCCGCAGGGCAAACTGGTGTCGGTACTTGATGGCGAAGTCTTTGATGTTGCCGTCGACATCCGGCGCGGATCACCCACGTTCGGTCAATGGGAAGGCTACACCCTGTCGGCGCAGAACAAGTTGCAATTCTATATCCCACCGGGTTTCGCCCATGGCTTTTGCGTGACCAGTGACACAGCCCTCTTTGCCTACAAGTGTACCGAGTTGTATCAGCCAGCCAACGAGGGTGCCATTGCTTGGGACGACCCTGATTTAAACATCCCCTGGCCAATTGATCAGCCCGAGCTTTCTGCCAAAGATGCCAAAGGCATTCGTCTGGCGGATTACCCCTCGGACAAACTACCCCAATTCGACTAGATAACGCGTCACATTCCCTTAACACTTAACCTATTACCATGCCGCCATGAATACACAACCATTCACCTGTTTGATTCTTGGCGACCAAGGGCAAGTGGCTTATGAACTCAAGCGTGAGCTTGCCACCTTGGGGCGCGTAATTGCCGCAAGCAGAAGCACACTCCCCGTCGCAATTGATTTAGCACAACATAATGATTTTGAATCATTGATTAGGCAAACAAAACCGAACTGCATCGTTAATGCAGCCGCCTACACTGCCGTCGACAAGGCCGAACAAGAGCCCGAGTTGGCGATGCGAATCAATGCCGAAGCCGTAGCTGAGTTGGCGCAAGCCGCCGCAAAGGCCAATATTCCGCTCATTCATTACTCAACCGATTATGTCTTTGATGGCACGGCACAACAGCCCTACCAAGAAGACCAACCCACTAATCCGCAAGGCGTATACGGACAGAGCAAGTTGGCAGGTGAGCAAGCCATCGCCGCATCGGGCGCCAACCATTTGATTCTTCGCACCAGTTGGGTTTATGGCACCCGTGGCGGCAATTTTTTACGCACCATGCGCCGCTTGGCACGCGAGCGAGAAGAACTCAGCGTTGTTGCAGATCAAACCGGCTGCCCAACCTGGTCGCGGCACATCGCGCAGGCGACGGCGCAAATCTTGATCCAACTCAAACGCGATCCGTCGCTCATCACCGAACACAGCGGTATTTATCATCTGGTTTCATCCGGCCAAGGCAGTTGGCACGACTTTGCGACCGCGATCATCGAGCATCAGCGCCAGCAAGAAACCATTGCCTGCCAGCGGATTGTGCCCATTACCACCGCGCAATTTCCCACGCCAGCCAAACGCCCGGCGTACTCTGTGCTGAACACCGACAAACTCGCCGAAACCTTTGGTGTTCGCCTCCCCGACTGGCGCGAGGCGTTAAGCCAAGTCAATGCCGAACTCGATCAACCCCACATTTAAACCCACCGGAAGAAACATGAGCGCTCATCCCAGCCAAGCATCGCAAAAAAAACTAATGGTCACCGGTGGCGCCGGCTTTATTGGCTCGGCTGTTGTGCGGCATCTGATCGAAAACACAGACCACATCGTGGTGAATATTGATGCCCTCACCTATGCCGGCAATCTGGAATCAATCGCCGCCGTTGCCAGCAGCCCACGATACCATTTTGAACAAGCCGACATTACCAATGCCGATGCCATGACGGCACTGTTTAATAAGCATCAACCCGACGGCATCTTGCATCTGGCGGCAGAAAGCCATGTCGATCGCTCCATCGACGGCCCTTCCGCTTTTATGCAAACCAACATCATAGGCACCTACACCCTGCTCGAAGCCGCGCGGGCATACTGGAGCGACCTAAGCGATGCCCGCAAAACCGCATTCCGCTTTCAACATATTTCTACCGATGAAGTTTATGGCAGCTTGGGTGAAACCGGCTTATTCACAGAAGAAACCGCCTATCAGCCCAACTCGCCATACTCTGCGAGCAAAGCCGCATCCGATCATCTCGTGCGCGCCTGGCATCACACCTATGGCCTGCCGGTAATCACCACCAACTGCTCAAACAACTACGGCCCCTATCATTTTCCTGAAAAGCTCATTCCGCTGGTGATTCTCAATGCCATCGAAGGCAAGCCCTTACCCGTGTACGGCAAAGGCAACCAAATCCGCGATTGGCTGTATGTGGAAGATCATGCCCGCGCATTGGTGCTGGTGCATGAACAAGGCGCCATCGGCGAGGTATACAACATTGGTGGGCATAACGAGCAGCGTAATATCGAAGTGGTGCAAACCATATGTGATTTGCTAGAAGAACTTAAGCCGGAGAAACCCGCAGGCGTAGCAGCCTACCGGGATCTCATCACGTTCGTGCAAGATCGCCCTGGCCACGACCAGCGCTACGCCATCGATGCCAGCAAAATCCAGCGCGAACTTGGTTGGACGCCAATGGAAACTTTTGAATCTGGGCTCAAAAAAACCGTGCAATGGTATTTGGACAATTCATCGTGGTGGCAGCGGGTGCTAGGAATTGTTAATTGTTAATTGTTAATTGTTAATGGGTGGATTTGAGATGGTGGGCACAGGGAATGTGGTGCTGGATAAGAGTTTCTGTTTTGCCATTCGCATTGTGAATGTTTACAAGTTCTTGGTAAAAGAGCATAGAGAGCATGTGCTTTCAAAACAGTTGTTAAGATCGGGAACATCCGTAGGGGCCAATGCCAATGAAGCGCAAGCAGCACAAAGCAAAGCAGATTTTATTGCCAAAATGTCCATTGCCAGCAAAGAAGCCAGAGAAACGGAATACTGGATACGCCTACTGATATCAACCGGATATCTGGATAAAAAACAACATCATGTACAAACCCTGTTAGAAGAAAGCACAGAAATCTCAAAACTGCTAACAAGCATAGTAAAAACCGCACAACAAAAAGAAAGAAAATGAAATTAAAAATTCACCATTAAACATTGAGCATTGACCATTAAAAATTGACCATTAAAAATTAAAAATTAAACATTGAGAATTAAGCAATGAAAGGCATCATCCTAGCAGGCGGCTCCGGCACACGGCTTTACCCACTGACACAAGTCATCTCAAAGCAACTGCTGCCGGTGTACGACAAACCCATGATCTACTACCCGCTGGGTGTACTCATGCTTGCAAATATCAGAGACATTCTGATTATTACTACACCGCAAGACGCACCGCTGTTCAAAAAACAACTGGGTGATGGCTCCCAGTTTGGCGTGAATTTGAGCTACGCTGAGCAGCCAAGCCCGGATGGTTTAGCACAAGCCTTTATTATTGGAGAAGAATTTATCGGCGATGATAGTGTTTGCCTTATTCTTGGCGACAACATCTTCTGGAGCCAGGATCTCTCCAACAGCATGAAAAAAGCGGCGGCCATCACCGAAGGCGCACATGTGTTCGCCTACCGCGTGGACGATCCCGAACGCTATGGCGTGGTCGAGTTTGATGCAAACAACCGCGTTCTCAGCATCGAAGAAAAGCCCAAAAAACCCAAGTCCAATTTCGCAGTCACCGGCTTGTATTTCTATGGCAACGAAGTAATCGAGATCGCCAAAACCATCAAACCCTCTGATCGAGGCGAGCTTGAAATCACAAGTGTCAATCAGGCCTACATGGAGCGAAACCAACTGGAAGTCACCCTTATGGGCCGCGGTAGCGTATGGCTGGATGCGGGCACCCACGCCTCTTTGCTCGAAGCCGGACAATTCATCGAAATCATCGAGCGGCGCCAAGGGCAAAAAGTGCTCTCGCCCACAGAAATTGGCTACAAAAAAGGCTGGATTGATGATGATTGCGTACGCAAAATTGCCGAACCACTCAAAAAGAACAAAACCGGCAAATATTTGCTTGAAATGATCAAAGAAAACAAATAATTAACGTAATAGTTGAAAAAGCATGTCTCAAGAAGAGCTTAATCGCCTCCATCACGAAAACGCACGTCAGCAGGCCGAGATCATCCATCTCACAGCACTGCTCAATGAGCAGCGTGCCAAGATGGTACGCATATATGGTTCCCGAAGCTGGCGTTACACCCAATTTTTACGATCAATCGATGGCCTGATACATAAATACTTATTAGGCAGCACGCGTATTGATCTGGTACCCATACACCAACTGGAACTAAACAACACCCCGAAAGGAAAAGTTTGGGTTTCAACCGGAGAAGACCCCCAGTTTTTAATCAGAGCACACAACCCGGCCGTGCTTAAACAAACCGGCTGGGCGCAACTTGAATTCCAGCTTCGCTGCGATGAACCGCTGCCGATGCAACTGTTTATCGATTATGGGCAAGGCTACAAAGACGATATCGTCATCAACCATCACGCCGATACCTCGGGCTTGATTCAAATTCCGCTCTACATTCCAGTGGAACTACTAGACATCCGTTTTGACCCAGCGGCGCATCCCACCGAGTTCAAAATATCCGGCGTACGGCTCAAACGCCTCAAACACCCACCCGCAAATCAAGATTCAGCAAATCAAGGCGCATACAGCCACCTTGCGTCTATTGCCGACATTGGTTTTCATCTCGAAGCCTCCAATCAAATCACCCGCTCCCTTACCGACAGCCGCCATTGGCTCTCCCACGGTGAAGACCCCTACTTCACGCTCCAATACAAAAACACCCAAGCATTAAAACCCGGCTGGCATTGCGCCAAACTCAATATCACCACCGAGGCGCAAAAGGGAATAGCCAAATTCTATTTCGACACCGGTAGTGGCTATAACGAAGCCCAAACATTGGCCATACCCTTTGAGAGTGGCATGCTCATTGAGCGTGTTATTTATTGCAAAGAAACCATCAAAACCATCCGCTTTGATCCCATTGACTTTAAAGGTGGCTTCAAACTAGAAGCGCTCGATTTCAAATCTATTGATACAACACAAGCCGAAGAAACCATGCGTCACCGCATTGCCGAACAACATCCAGATTTTGTAGGTACATCACCTGCCGAATTTGAACAACGACTCGACGAAGTCATCCGGGCAATGCAACCGGATGCCACCACCCCAAAAACAGACACCCTGATCACGCTCTACAACCAAACATTCGACACCCGCCCGGGTGCCATAGCTTATGATCAATGGATTGAGCAGGTAGAACAGGCACAACTCCCCACACAAGCAACCGTACAGGCATTTTTATCCAGCCAATCGACACCTGTAATCATTTCCATTGTCATGCCGGTATACAACACGCCCGAAAAATACCTGCGTTTATGTATCGACTCCGTTCGCGCACAATCGTATCCGCATTGGGAACTGTGCATCGCCGATGACAAATCGCCCCAACCCCATGTAAAAAAAGTACTCGACGAGTACATAAAAAAAGACAAACGCATCAAGGTTGTCTACCGACCACAAAACGGCCATATTTCAAAAGCATCCAACAGCGCACTCAAATTGGCAACGGGCGAATATGTCGCCCTGCTCGATCACGATGATGCCCTGCCGGAACACGCCCTGTATTTCATGGCACAAGCCATTGCAGAGCATCCAGAAGCACAAATCCTGTACAGCGATGAAGACAAAATCGACATCCACGGCCAGCGCAGCGAGCCACACTTTAAAAGCGATTGGAACCCCGACCTGTTCTATTCTCAGAATTATGTTTCCCACCTCGGCGTATACAAACGCGAATTACTCCAGCGCATCAATGGATTCCGCACCGGCGTAGAAGGCAGCCAAGATCAAGACCTACTCCTGCGTTGCCTGCCGCATGTCAAAGCCGAACAAATTATCCACATCCCGAAAATCCTCTACCACTGGCGCACCCTAGAAGGCTCCACCGCCATGGCCTCGGGCGAAAAATCCTACACCACCGATGCGGGCATCAAAGCACTCAGCGATTTTTTTGAAAAAAATGGTCCCGCAGGAATTAAAATAGAACAAGGACTGGTGCCAAACACCTACCGCGTACACTGGCCTATTCCCAACCCCGCGCCACTCGTGAGCCTGCTCATCCCCACGCGTGATCGTAAAACCATTACCGAAATCGCCGTGCGCAGCATTCTGGATAAAACCACCTACCCCAATTACGAAATCATTATTCTGGATAACGGCAGTGAGGAACCAGAAACCCTAGACTGGTTTGCCGCCATCCAGCAGGAAGACGAGCGCGTAAAGGTTTTGCGTTACGACCACCCATTCAACTATTCCGCCATCAACAACTTTGGCGCACAACACGCCAAAGGCAGCCTGATTGGCCTGATTAACAACGATGTCGAAGTCATCAGTCCCGATTGGCTCACCGAAATGGTCAGCCACGCGCTGCGGGAAGATATTGGCTGCGTGGGCGCCAAACTCTATTACAGCAACGACACACTGCAACACGCAGGCGTAATTCTAGGGATTGGCGGGGTTGCAAACCACTCGCACAAAAATTCCAAACGCGACTCACCCGGCTATTTTGCCCGATTGATCGTTGCGCAAAATTTCTCAGCAGTAACCGCTGCATGTCTGATTATTCGCAAATCGGTTTACGACCAAGTCGGCGGGCTCGACGAAGTCAACCTCAAGGTCGCCTTTAACGATGTTGATTTCTGCCTCAAAGTACGGGAAGCGGGGTACCGAAACCTCTGGACACCCTATGCCGAACTGTATCACCATGAATCCATCAGCCGAGGCACCGAAGACAGTCCAGAGAAACAAGCTCGCTTCCGAGGCGAGGTAGAATTCATGCAATCCAAATGGGGTGATGCCCTGAAATTGGATCCCTTTTACAGCCCGAATCTGACTCAGGATCGGGAAGATTTTTCAATAGGCAATTAAAACAATGAAAAAGTTCTTATTCATACACATACCCAAAGCAGCTGGAAGCTCGGTAAATAAATTATTTTTGGATGCCTTAGGATTAGAAAACTGCGCAATCCATTTAGAAAGTAGATCTGAGTGGCGAAACGAAGAAGAAAGAAAAAATCTAATCACCCAAAAATCATTTTTATCTGGCCACATAACATTTAGCGAATTCGAGAAAAAAACCAACTTCGATCAGTATTTTAGCTTTGCTTTTCTCCGCGACCCTTACACACACCTAATTTCACATTTATCGTGGATAAGAAAACTATCTGACCCAGGCCAAGAGACAAGATTTAATGAGCATCCTGAGTACATTCAGAATCTGTCAAAAAAATTATTCTCAACAAATCTTCAGAGCACAGTTGAACTAGAAGATCTAGTTGTAAACTTAACACCCCAAGAATTCTCACTTCTTGATAATGTACAAACAAGATACTTAAGAAACAATAACAATCCACGCCCCGTGGACGAAATTGATGCAATAGATGCAATTAAAAACATTTCAAAAATTAGCCATATTGGAACCATGGAAAACATAGATTCAGATTTATCTGAAATAAGTATGGCTCTTGTTTCAAAAAAAATAGATAAAGCCCCCATTGAAAACATGAACCCTAATAGCTATGGCCTAAACCAAGATGTTGTAAAAAAAGCCACGAGATTGCTGAATCTTATTAAACATGATTTAGTGTTATATGATTTTGTCAAGAACAAAAAAAACGGGGTAATTAAATTCAATCAAGTTCAAAAAAACTCATACTCATCGGGCGATGAATTTCAATTATTCAATCCGTTCACATCTAAAGTTAAATCATCGATTTATTTTGGTAAAAAAATCGAATGTAAGTTGCTATCCAAACAAATGTTTGAAAGGTTTGAACCATGGTTCTGGAATGGTGACATTGATATTAATCAACTCGAAAAATCAGGAGCATACAATATCCCCGAGACTAAAATATGTTTCTTTGAAGATCTTAACCTGATGGCGCATGGCGTCCTTTTTTATGAAGATAAAATATTATCCGATCCAAGTATACATCTATCGCCAGCTCAGCTCAAAGCAGGGGGAATAAACCCTAATGTATTTGAATTAAATAATAAAAATATTATTTTACAAAAAAATCTTCGCATATCAAAAATCACAGGTGAGGCTATTCCAATTTCACGACCTGGTGAGGCAGTTTATGGCCATTGGTTGGTAGACATACTTCCACGAGTTATTTTGGCAAAACATGAAGGGTATGAATGCCCTTTAATCTCAACCATCCACATTCCAAACTATGCAAGAGATTTACTTTCCCTGATCGGCTTTGATGATAAGAATATTATAACTTATAAGCCTGCCGTCGAATATGTGGAAATTGAAAAAGCAATTGTTCCATCTTACCTTAGACAAGAAAGTGGATTTTCTAATTTAATGTCACTAACATCGAATGCCTTTTCTGCATATTGGTCGGATAAAAGTGAAAAAAAAATATTTGTCAGCAGAGGGGATTATAACAGCAACCAAACCCTAGTTAATCGCGCTGAATTAATTCAACTTCTTGAAAAACATGGTTTTGATATTATCGAACCCCACAAACTTGACATTAAAGAGCAGATAAGTAAGTTTTCGGAGGCAGATCTTGTAATTGGTGAGTATGGCTCTGCTATGCATAACACTATTTTTTGCAAGCCTAATACCAGAGTGATTGTTTTGCAATCCGCAACGCCCTTACCGTTTGTCCAAGCAGGTCTAGGGCGGGCGTTAAATCACCCAACAGGATTCTTATTTGGCACCCCCTCACCAAGTCACGATACGGTTAATAAGGGCAGATCGTTTATAGCACCCTTGGATGAATTAAAAGTAATCCTTGAGAAATACACATAAAAATATTTTAAATTGGAACTTTTATGCAAAAAAAATCCCACCTGGCCGCCCTCGAAGCCGAGTCTATCCACATCATCCGTGAGGTGGTGGCGGAGTTCGAGAACCCTGTGATGCTTTATTCCATTGGCAAGAACTCTGCCGTGATGCTGCATTTGGCGATGAAGGCGTTTTACCCCGGTAAGCCGCCCTTCCCGATTATGCATGTCGATACGCTGTGTAAGTTTCGTGAGATGTACGCCATGCGCGATCAGATCACCGAAAAACATGGTTTGCAGTTGTTGGTGCATGTGAATGAAGAAGGCCGTGCGGCGGGCGTGAACCCGTTTACCCACGGCAGCAAGGTACACACCGACATCATGAAAACCGAGGGCTTGAAGCAGGCGGCGTGAAACGGTAGCTTACCCAACCACTAGAACCCCAAGCATCCTGGAGGGCAATATGCCAATAATTTCAATGTTTTATGGCATTATCGTAAAAATGTATTTGCTGGATAATAAGCAACATAATTTGCCGCATATTCATGTAAATACGCTGAATTTGAGTGCGTGTTTGCCATCGAAACGGGCGATGTTTTAATCGGAAATCTTCCACGAAAACAATTGCGCTTGGTGCAAGCCTGGATTGAACTACACACCGATGAGTTGCTTGCCGATTGGGAAATTGCGTTATCCGGTGAATTGCCCTATAAAATTGATCCACTCTAGTAAGAAGTTTTGACATATGTATTGGGATGTTAAACAAGTTGAAGTAAAAGATGTCCATAAACTCTTTGTGATTTTTGAGGATGGCAAGGCCGGAATGTTTAATCTTTCGCCCTATCTGGACTTTGGTGTGTTTAAAGAACTACAGAACAATGCCTATTTCAAACAGGTGAGCATTGAACACGGCGCAGTTACTTGGCCGCATGGGCAG
This region of Halothiobacillus neapolitanus c2 genomic DNA includes:
- a CDS encoding peptidogalycan biosysnthesis protein, producing the protein MIKTRVFSSITQIDPLLWDGLVANRSITFSHAFWRVIEQSHLNDFAYRYVIFFDADDQPIGSTTCYVVTTDIAIFAPLWLRNFLIKARRFYSNFLKLKMLECGTPIILNSPPFVIHPDVDLSDLVEPLHKALKQQARKDGVLLMLLRDFETPEEGLFEPLKNLGYHEVMGLPNTYLDIRWPSIEAYRADLKSYYRSKVNNHLRKNAELDVHHDLLDDFAHLADDLCAQWMNVHERANEFQREVLTPTFYRELSQQLRPHAKILRFFKGENWVGHALLLHDRDEVRWLYFGRAEPVNDSLYLYVVQAVIQTTIDLDAKRLEMGLTTYPIKQDAGARLEPIRFAIRSPNDLINPIVGRVYALLNKLPNLRDKQVFKSQSQDAAANEADEP
- a CDS encoding polysaccharide biosynthesis/export family protein: MIYNKLHRTLLLLLPIVALSGCVTTPGWMMRDGPSSNDITDLAVKPNAPVLLLPIDAQINQMLAVAQKHDNFALGLSAAPKPNYVIGPGDELNVSVWEAPPPVLFTSGLASVTGGMGSSAGNVTFPAQRVSSDGTISIPFAGTIKVAGLSPQQVAARIRKALKGLANDPQVLVQVPSNASAMVTVVGDVQQSIRMPLTAAGLRLLDALAAAGGTKDPVDKETVQITRGKEVLSVPLRKVIDNPTQNVALAPNDVITVLNKPMSLTVLGAVAKNDELNFEAQGISLAQALGRAGGLLDNRADARAVFVFRFEQPGVLGKLAKSAPHLQNGDVPVVYQLNLMNPAALLMAQNFPMKNKDVLYVANAPAAEFQKFLTIITSSIYSVDRVVNISAGN
- the rfbC gene encoding dTDP-4-dehydrorhamnose 3,5-epimerase — protein: MIKKPTKLLGTLLLEPKVFGDERGFFMETWNAQRYREFGLEENFVQDNLSRSRRGVLRGLHFQEPNPQGKLVSVLDGEVFDVAVDIRRGSPTFGQWEGYTLSAQNKLQFYIPPGFAHGFCVTSDTALFAYKCTELYQPANEGAIAWDDPDLNIPWPIDQPELSAKDAKGIRLADYPSDKLPQFD
- the rfbD gene encoding dTDP-4-dehydrorhamnose reductase codes for the protein MNTQPFTCLILGDQGQVAYELKRELATLGRVIAASRSTLPVAIDLAQHNDFESLIRQTKPNCIVNAAAYTAVDKAEQEPELAMRINAEAVAELAQAAAKANIPLIHYSTDYVFDGTAQQPYQEDQPTNPQGVYGQSKLAGEQAIAASGANHLILRTSWVYGTRGGNFLRTMRRLAREREELSVVADQTGCPTWSRHIAQATAQILIQLKRDPSLITEHSGIYHLVSSGQGSWHDFATAIIEHQRQQETIACQRIVPITTAQFPTPAKRPAYSVLNTDKLAETFGVRLPDWREALSQVNAELDQPHI
- the rfbB gene encoding dTDP-glucose 4,6-dehydratase, yielding MSAHPSQASQKKLMVTGGAGFIGSAVVRHLIENTDHIVVNIDALTYAGNLESIAAVASSPRYHFEQADITNADAMTALFNKHQPDGILHLAAESHVDRSIDGPSAFMQTNIIGTYTLLEAARAYWSDLSDARKTAFRFQHISTDEVYGSLGETGLFTEETAYQPNSPYSASKAASDHLVRAWHHTYGLPVITTNCSNNYGPYHFPEKLIPLVILNAIEGKPLPVYGKGNQIRDWLYVEDHARALVLVHEQGAIGEVYNIGGHNEQRNIEVVQTICDLLEELKPEKPAGVAAYRDLITFVQDRPGHDQRYAIDASKIQRELGWTPMETFESGLKKTVQWYLDNSSWWQRVLGIVNC
- a CDS encoding four helix bundle protein — its product is MGGFEMVGTGNVVLDKSFCFAIRIVNVYKFLVKEHREHVLSKQLLRSGTSVGANANEAQAAQSKADFIAKMSIASKEARETEYWIRLLISTGYLDKKQHHVQTLLEESTEISKLLTSIVKTAQQKERK
- the rfbA gene encoding glucose-1-phosphate thymidylyltransferase RfbA; the encoded protein is MKGIILAGGSGTRLYPLTQVISKQLLPVYDKPMIYYPLGVLMLANIRDILIITTPQDAPLFKKQLGDGSQFGVNLSYAEQPSPDGLAQAFIIGEEFIGDDSVCLILGDNIFWSQDLSNSMKKAAAITEGAHVFAYRVDDPERYGVVEFDANNRVLSIEEKPKKPKSNFAVTGLYFYGNEVIEIAKTIKPSDRGELEITSVNQAYMERNQLEVTLMGRGSVWLDAGTHASLLEAGQFIEIIERRQGQKVLSPTEIGYKKGWIDDDCVRKIAEPLKKNKTGKYLLEMIKENK